A single Blastococcus colisei DNA region contains:
- a CDS encoding DUF2877 domain-containing protein — protein sequence MRTIDETTAPGSRPSTDASQRGRAARAGVPTIPLPRDSAQAAARTARPARAATAVPAAASTGIAELLRGPVRPARVLLSLPAAVYVHVPNDRGGDVVGVMTSDAARLPLGCVLFRPSNGRPLVALPAGAPAEVGGGRIVVGDLAVSAAAWWNPRPKLPSLRPALLPEGVRQLRNALYGEGVPHSAFTLPGLPVGPGGPLAALRGAVRRADLDAALRTATRLIGLGPGLTPAGDDVMAGTIAGLVLLGHPSAERFAAGVYALAAGRTTELSRALLRHAACGRVSVEYAAVLHALVGERPLAPAVAGLLSTGSTSGRALALGLSTAIDLVERTTRPR from the coding sequence ATGCGCACGATCGACGAGACCACTGCCCCGGGCAGCCGCCCCTCGACGGACGCATCGCAGCGCGGTCGCGCCGCGCGCGCCGGGGTCCCCACGATTCCCCTTCCTCGCGACTCGGCCCAGGCGGCGGCACGCACCGCCAGGCCGGCGCGGGCGGCTACCGCGGTGCCGGCCGCTGCGAGCACCGGCATCGCCGAGCTGCTGCGCGGGCCGGTCCGCCCGGCCCGGGTGCTCCTGAGCCTGCCGGCCGCCGTCTACGTCCACGTCCCCAACGACCGCGGGGGCGACGTCGTGGGCGTGATGACCAGTGACGCCGCACGGCTCCCGTTGGGCTGCGTGCTGTTCCGCCCGAGCAACGGCCGGCCGCTCGTCGCCCTGCCGGCCGGAGCGCCTGCCGAGGTCGGCGGTGGCCGCATCGTCGTGGGCGATCTCGCGGTGAGCGCCGCCGCCTGGTGGAACCCGCGGCCCAAGCTGCCGAGCCTGCGACCCGCGCTGCTCCCCGAGGGTGTGCGCCAGCTGCGCAACGCCCTCTACGGCGAGGGCGTCCCGCACAGCGCCTTCACGCTCCCCGGCCTGCCGGTCGGGCCGGGCGGCCCGCTGGCCGCCCTCCGCGGCGCCGTCCGGCGCGCCGACCTCGACGCCGCCCTGCGCACCGCGACCCGGCTCATCGGCCTCGGGCCCGGTCTGACCCCGGCCGGCGACGACGTGATGGCCGGGACGATCGCCGGGCTGGTCCTGCTCGGCCACCCATCGGCCGAGCGGTTCGCCGCGGGCGTCTACGCCCTGGCGGCCGGTCGCACCACCGAGCTGTCCCGTGCCCTGCTGCGGCACGCCGCGTGCGGCCGGGTCAGCGTGGAGTACGCGGCCGTCCTCCACGCTCTCGTCGGCGAGCGTCCGCTGGCACCGGCAGTCGCCGGCCTGCTGTCGACCGGTTCCACCAGCGGCCGCGCGCTCGCCCTCGGTCTGTCCACCGCCATCGATCTGGTGGAACGGACCACCCGCCCCCGCTGA